A stretch of DNA from Ferroacidibacillus organovorans:
TGACCCTTGTTACTTTCATGATACCATTGTGTAATAATTAACGCCTCGATTACTCCTGTTGCAAAACTAGCCCAGCCAGAAAATGGACCATAAATGTTGTAAAATTGCTGTGACGTCAATAATTTCGATCCCGATGTTGTGCATGAAAATGACAATGTAAACCCTCCTATTATTTTTAATTTTTCCTTCACTTAATCAAAAACAGACAAAAACATGTGCGTTATTCATCAATTCACCTCATCTCTGTTTATCTGGTATGACGATTTGAAGAGGATAAATGGCGCACATCAACTTACGCTTTCTTATTCGTTACATTGATCACATGCCATCCACCCACTGCCGTCGATCCGACTAAAATTCCATTGAGAAGATCGAGCAATCCCTGTGCAGGTGTCTGAGGCAAATGAATCACCGCAATAAGAATGATCCCAACCAATAGAGCCAATAGGCGTGTGGGGACACTTTTAATGGGTGGGATATCCTTTAAAAACTCCACCAGGAGTAACACGGCCATGCTTTCGCCAGCCACCGTTTGCAACGATGTCCAAGTCACCCACGTTTCAGCGTTCATCAAAGCCCCCTCCATCCCCAAAATCATCATGTTTCTGACTGGATTTGTTAAACGATTTCCATAATGCGATAAGTGCGGCCTGTGTGGCATCGTCCGGTGACGGTTCATGGGCAGCCATTCGTTGAATGCGTGGACGCATGTAGAGAAGCACTTCACGCATCGCTTCAACATCACCCGACATGGCTTTTCGGATCAAATCGTCAAATTCTTCTCGTGTCACCATCCATACCTTCTTTCACTTCACTTTTCCCGCAACGTCTGAATCGCCTTTTTGTGCAATCGACTCACTTGCTGATGGGGAATTCCCAACCGTTTCGAGATTTCCCGTTGCGAATAACCAAAAATGTAGATCAAATACAATACATTTCGTTCATACGCTGGCAAGGTTGCCAAAAACATTCGCATCTCTGCATTTGAAAAATCTTGTGTCGCGATCAATGAATTGAGTTGCATGTTATACGCATCGGAAGCTGTAGTTTCTCGTCGAAGACGT
This window harbors:
- a CDS encoding sigma-70 family RNA polymerase sigma factor, whose product is MLTPYAPTVWCWSVVRHAIIDERRRQRRLRRETTASDAYNMQLNSLIATQDFSNAEMRMFLATLPAYERNVLYLIYIFGYSQREISKRLGIPHQQVSRLHKKAIQTLREK